A single genomic interval of Zonotrichia albicollis isolate bZonAlb1 chromosome 33, bZonAlb1.hap1, whole genome shotgun sequence harbors:
- the LOC102068107 gene encoding pro-glucagon, which translates to MVRWLYLSGLVLAVLIPAGGQVAPKDLEELSRWKLLGAQNSQSFLSHVKRHSEGTFTSDFTRYLDRMKAKDFVHWLINTKRYN; encoded by the exons ATGGTGCGGTGGCTGTACCTGTCCGGGCTGGTGCTCGCCGTGCTCATCCCGGCCGGAGGGCAGGTGGCTCCCAAGGACCTGGAGGAGCTGTCCAG ATGGAAGCTGTTGGGAGCCCAGAACTCCCAGAGCTTCCTGTCCCACGTCAAGCGACACTCGGAGGGGACCTTCACCAGCGACTTCACGCGGTACCTGGACAGGATGAAGGCCAAGGACTTCGTGCATTGGCTCATCAACACAAagag gtACAATTAA